In Cryptococcus neoformans var. grubii H99 chromosome 9, complete sequence, a genomic segment contains:
- a CDS encoding WD-repeat protein, with protein MDEETAYELERQKTIAENRALLDSLGLDSAGVSSPFGSSPAPTSNKTKKPKQPKPAAPKKRKAPVIAADEGPRRRSGRIAGLEADGDAFKAKVEEEEKEREILRVVSRKEREQVMDVGKMVEDTPEDEIKDMEKYLQSIAELSNPRTYPAETVSAHEAYADSDTAVPLEVQRLKDAFKDMSLKGNTKVTNERVFSMCVHPEKTKTLVLVGDKYGQLGIWDALGPPMEKPENEDDTSGGMNAKEEDEYQEGRVWRVQAHAKNSISCMKVDPVNGSGLFSTAYDCSLRHLDFSTLQSTELFSFQDEDMLINHFDLLPGAQEAWMVDKNGGISHWDTRESKKESGRRRWVVQEEGRGAKLGGVSVNPLMPHLICTAGNDQHVRIWDTRHLFSISSHPVPIPVASLPATEQGETAPQNTHPTLESDYNTLTSYLASPQGKGLMRAKWQHGKSCSSAYWDPWGRRILTTSYDDHLRVFNVDPLVSSVNVNDNVNGNGFKPTKVVRHNCQTGRWLTILRAQWSLNMEYMPHFTVGNMKRTLDVVSATGEKIVALWTDDVTAVPTVTASHPNIVDRVVGGNTSGRIQLWSSGDNIYE; from the exons ATGGATGAGGAAACAGCATA CGAACTCGAGCGTCAAAAGACCATTGCAGAGAACCGCGCTCTTCTAGACTCTTTAGGTCTCGATTCAGCGGGCGTTTCATCACCATTCGGTTCATCCCCTGCGCCAACGTCCAACAAGACCAAAAAACCGAAACAACCCAAGCCGGCGGCGCCCAAGAAACGCAAGGCGCCTGTGATCGCTGCCGATGAAGGGCCGAGACGGCGATCAGGACGGATTGCGGGGCTGGAAGCGGATGGGGATGCATTCAAGGcaaaggtggaagaggaggagaaggaacgGGAAATCCTGAGGGTGGTTAGcaggaaagagagggaacAAGTCATGGATgtggggaagatggtggaggatacACCGGAAGACGAGATCAAAGATATG GAAAAGTATCTTCAATCCATCGCCGAGCTATCGAATCCCCGGACCTATCCAGCCGAAACAGTATCCGCCCATGAAGCGTATGCCGACTCTGATACCGCCGTCCCTTTGGAAGTCCAAAGACTCAAAGATGCTTTTAAAGATATGAGTCTTAAAGGGAACACCAAGGTTACCAATGAACGAGTCTTCAGCATGTGTGTGCACCCGGAGAAGACCAAGACACTAGTGTTGGTGGGTGATAAATACGGACAACTTGGAAT ATGGGATGCCTTGGGTCCGCCTATGGAGAAGCctgagaatgaagatgataccAGTGGTGGGATGAATgcaaaagaggaggacgagtATCAAGAAGGCCGAGTATGGCGCGTGCAGGCACATGCAAAGAACTCGATCTCTTGTATGAAGGTCGATCCTGTCAATGGATCTGGT CTTTTCTCTACTGCATATGACTGTTCCCTCCGACATCTCGACTTTTCGACCCTCCAATCTACCGAACTGTTTTCATTCCAGGACGAAGACATGCTTATCAACCATTTTGACCTTTTACCTGGTGCGCAAGAAGCGTGGATGGTGGATAAGAATGGTGGGATAAGCCATTGGGATACGAGGGAGAGTAAAAAAGAGAGTGGAAGGAGGCGATGGGTTGtacaagaggaagggaggggtGCAAAGCTGGGCGGTGTGAGTGTGAACC CACTGATGCCGCACCTGATTTGCACGGCCGGTAACGACCAACATGTCCGAATATGGGATACCCGCcacctcttttccatctcctcccacCCTGTCCCTATCCCTGTCGCTTCCCTCCCCGCCACCGAACAAGGAGAAACCGCGCCGCAAAACACGCACCCGACCCTCGAGTCCGACTACAACACCCTCACGTCCTACCTCGCTTCCCCGCAAGGCAAAGGCCTGATGCGCGCCAAATGGCAGCATGGTAAATCGTGCAGCAGCGCGTACTGGGATCCATGGGGACGCCGTATTCTCACGACGAGCTATGATGATCATTTACGTGTATTCAATGTTGACCCGTTGGTATCAAGCGTCAACGTCAACGACAACGTCAACGGGAACGGTTTCAAGCCGACCAAGGTCGTGAGACATAATTGCCAAACGGGGAGATGGTTGACAATCTTGAGAGCGCAATGGAGTTTGAATATGGAGTACATGCCGCATTTTACGGTGGGGAATATGAAGAGGACTTTGGATGTTGTTTCTGCTACGGGGGAGAAGATTGTGGCGCTCTGGACGGATGA TGTGACGGCTGTGCCGACGGTGACGGCTTCACATCCGAATATCGTTGACAGGGTCGTTGGTGGTAACACGAGCGGTAGAATACAACTCTGGTCGTCTGGCGATAATATATATGAGTAA
- a CDS encoding peroxin-6: MLMEIPSLRAQVEPLLVVQSPSSPFAHQTAHVNSSLWNRLRATRRREIEGGDTNRICVAIKWPEDGRLCRGKGKGKSTVVWVEEGEDKGLESIILVHPSLIPAFYPTPLPISLHIHQPVNLSLAVLQPAFDSPEDRSSSNTSEDVNFSDIWRDSNYPIIRQGAIISCRSGITTNRYKVLMLEPVHQGILTAETNIIISNTFFFADTRPSMQTPLGDGMSEGSFGKTHLSLANFDADVFLSSCLSLSLKDDLPDGEALGDEELMTLSSTTSGSLTPRPPGAGVRPISPAAPVEEVLQHEESEDRGVRFTPVVAEGKAIDGEGDDVCWMGVGGLGRAGIFEGDWVLVKPIGQAQASGRLAKALAWELLDEPDDELPANTILLSPSLYRSLIPSSSSSSLPQLTVVPTPFGARTPTLPIANKITLARIATAEAVDKRYERSWLRGQATLFAPKSQKGKENAQGYVRMVRRGDMLGIPVWLDKTLTDEERQKSIAAESGGDTDSDSESDSPSPRFSKIPPAPTNIIYFAVTSISYNPLVPIEEDFRSSTTAKARAGELGCWVGDGTELVYEGLEKARIEKKGWDKRWSGIRSNPPPFSRLAYTKLSDILNSTFFQTSIALRPQLSVIVKGARGAGKRSLIEGIADDIGFNIITVDCYDILGDTPAVTSGTLLARLSKSISCSPSLLVLHHVEALSSKSDSPLGRPPPIVKVLEEVIDGASQTSNSNSESSSSWPVIVIGTTADADAVPSEVLACFKQEIELKAPNEDERLAIMKYKLEGYEVAPDVDVRALARQTAALNAGDIDSFVHLAWNAAVKRSTSSCVSFPQAQQAGISITDEDFTHALSKTRAAYSDSIGAPKIPNVSWDDVGGLVSVKQDILDTIQLPLERPEMFGEGLKKRSGILLYGPPGTGKTLLAKAVATSFSLNFFSVKGPELLNMYIGESEANVRRIFQRARDAAPCVIFMDELDSIAPKRGNQGDSGGVMDRIVSQLLAELDGMSSSRGGVFVMGATNRPDLLDPALLRPGRFDKMLYLSIPTTHTAQASILTALTRKFNLHPNLDIEKIAEQCPFNYTGADLYALCADAMLGAMTRQAEAVDRTIAKLNASVSMEEDPSLKTWPGELTPQYYLAKIATKEETEVVVRQQDFEEALIKLVPSVSEEELKHYERVQKEFQGYAIGKKDDVKEVKDKGKGKGKAVVVNGEAEG; encoded by the exons atGCTCATGGAAATCCCCTCTCTGAGGGCGCAAGTCGAGCCACTGCTAGTAGTTCAATCTCCTTCGAGTCCTTTCGCACATCAAACCGCTCACGTAAACAGCAGTTTATGGAATCGTTTGCGCGCGACTAGACGGCGGGAGatagaaggaggagatacCAATAGGATATGTGTGGCTATAAAATGGCCTGAAGATGGTAGATTATGtcgagggaaagggaaggggaagtCTACAGTAGTATGggttgaggaaggtgaagataAG GGACTGGAATCTATAATCTTAGTACACCCATCTCTGATACCGGCATTCTATCCGACACCGCTTCCGATATCCCTACATATCCATCAGCCGGTAAATCTATCTCTAGCAGTCCTGCAACCGGCGTTTGACAGCCCCGAGGATCGATCGTCTTCAAACACTTCAGAAGACGTTAACTTCTCGGACATCTGGCGTGATAGCAATTATCCCATCATACGCCAGGGGGCCATCATATCATGCCGATCGGGTATAACGACAAACCGGTATAAGGTCCTCATGCTTGAGCCCGTTCATCAAGGCATTTTGACCGCTGAAACTAACATTATCATCTCGAATACGTTTTTCTTCGCAGACACCCGTCCATCAATGCAAACGCCGTTAGGAGACGGGATGAGCGAGGGCAGTTTCGGCAAGACCCATCTTTCACTCGCCAACTTCGATGCTGACGttttcctctcttcctgtCTTTCATTGTCTCTGAAAGATGATTTACCAGACGGCGAAGCAttgggagatgaagaattgatgaCTTTGTCAAGTACTACTTCCGGATCTCTCACTCCCCGTCCTCCTGGTGCCGGTGTTCGACCTATATCACCTGCTGCCCCCGTCGAAGAGGTTCTGCAGCATGAAGAATCAGAAGATAGGGGGGTGAGGTTCACCCCTGTTGTTGCCGAAGGGAAGGCCattgatggggaaggagatgatgttTGTTGGATGGGCGTGGGAGGGCTAGGTAGAGCAGGGATATTTGAAGGTGATTGG GTGTTGGTGAAGCCAATAGGACAAGCTCAAGCGAGTGGAAGACTGGCGAAGGCCTTGGCTTGGGAACTTCTTGACGAGCCAGATGACGAGCT ACCTGCAAAtaccatccttctctcaccGTCTCTGTATCGCTCTCTTATtccctcgtcatcatcgtcaagCCTACCTCAACTGACTGTTGTTCCTACACCATTTGGTGCTCGGACTCCTACATTGCCGATCGCAAACAAAATAACACTCGCACGAATAGCAACTGCTGAAGCGGTGGATAAACGGTATGAACGATCATGGCTTCGGGGTCAGGCGACTTTGTTTGCGCCAAAAAGccaaaaagggaaggaaaatgcTCAAGGATATGTGAGGATGGTGAGACGGGGTGATATGCTGGGTATTCCTGTCTGGTTGGATAAGACTCTTACCGACGAGGAGCGGCAAAAGTCTATTGCGGCTGAGAGTGGGGGTGACACGGACTCTGACTCTGAATCAGACAGCCCCTCACCACGCTTCTCGAAAATACCGCCGGCACCAACAAACATAATCTACTTTGCTGTAACGTCCATCTCTTATAATCCCCTGGTTCCaatagaagaagattttAGATCATCTACGACAGCCAAGGCTCGAGCTGGAGAACTAGGATGTTGGGTTGGAGATGGGACAGAATTAGTATATGAGGGACTGGAGAAGGCGCGGATtgagaaaaaaggatgggATAAGAGGTGGTCGGGGATCC GCTCGAACCCACCCCCATTTTCCAGGTTAGCATACACAAAACTTTCGGATATTTTAAATTCTACATTCTTCCAGACTTCCATAGCTCTTCGGCCTCAGCTTTCAGTCATCGTAAAAGGCGCACGAGGAGCTGGAAAGAGATCTCTCATAGAAGGTATCGCGGACGACATCGGGTTCAACATTATTACT GTGGACTGTTACGACATACTTGGCGATACACCCGCAGTAACATCAGGAACGCTCCTTGCTCGACTTTCAAAGTCTATTTCATGCTCCCCGTCTCTTCTCGTTCTCCACCATGTTGAAGCTCTCTCATCCAAATCCGATTCACCCCTCGGTAGACCGCCCCCCATTGTTAAAGTACTCGAAGAAGTCATCGATGGTGCAAGTCAAACTTCAAACTCAAATTCTGAATCTTCATCAAGTTGGCCAGTGATTGTGATAGGTACTACAGCGGATGCGGATGCTGTACCATCAGAGGTATTGGCTTGTTTCAAGCAAGAAATTGAGCTGAAAGCTCCgaatgaagacgagaggcTGGCTATCATGAAATATAAGCTGGAGGGCTACGAGGTCGCCCCTGATGTGGATGTCAGAGCTCTTGCGAGACAGACCGCAGCTTTGAACGCGGGAGATATTGACTCATTCGTCCACCTGGCATGGAATGCGGCCGTCAAGCGCTCTACTTCTTCATGTGTATCCTTCCCCCAGGCCCAGCAAGCAGGGATATCTATCACTGATGAGGACTTTACGCATGCTCTCTCCAAGACACGTGCGGCGTATTCGGATAGCATAGGTGCACCCAAGATACCGAATGTGTCATGGGATGATGTGGGTGGATTGGTCAGTGTCAAGCAGGATATTTTGGACACAATCCAGCTGCCTTTGGAAAGGCCTGAGATGTTTGGGGAAGGTCTTAAGAAGCGTTCTG GTATACTACTTTACGGTCCACCGGGTACTGGTAAGACTCTCCTTGCCAAAGCAGTCGCCacatctttctctctcaacttcttctccgtcaAGGGTCCCGAGTTACTGAATATGTACATCGGTGAATCCGAGGCCAATGTTCGCCGCATTTTCCAACGCGCAAGAGATGCAGCCCCCTGTGTCATCTTTATGGACGAGCTCGACTCTATAGCACCCAAGAGAGGCAATCAGGGCGATTCAGGTGGCGTGATGGATCGGATAGTGAGCCAGCTGTTGGCAGAGCTCGATGGTATGTCCTCTAGTCGTGGAGGGGTGTTTGTGATGGGTGCGACAAATAGACCAGACTTGCTCGACCCCGCTTTACTCCGACCAGGTCGATTTGACAAGATGCTCTACCTCTCTATCCCTACAACCCATACCGCCCAAGCAAGTATCCTAACAGCACTCACGCGCAAGTTTAATCTCCATCCAAATCTGGATATAGAAAAGATTGCAGAGCAGTGTCCCTTCAATTATACGGGTGCGGACCTGTATGCGCTATGTGCGGATGCAATGCTGGGAGCTATGACACGGCAAGCAGAGGCGGTGGATCGTACTATCGCCAAGCTAAATGCTTCGGTGTCTATGGAAGAAGACCCTTCTCTTAAAACTTGGCCGGGAGAATTGACACCGCAGTACTACTTGGCGAAGATAGCGACCAAGGAGGAGACCgaggtggtggtaaggcagcaagattttgaagaagcGTTGATCAAGCTGGTTCCAAGTGTgagcgaggaagagctgaaGCATTATGAGAGGGTACAAAAAGAATTTCAGGGGTATGCaattgggaagaaggacgatgtgaaggaagtgaaagataaaggaaagggaaagggaaaagcaGTCGTTGTTAATGGCGAAGctgaaggatga
- a CDS encoding transcription factor C subunit 6 produces MVSLRQRKSKLEYSDIAPGLHDLSDEENAGQGSGSRPPKDDDDISISSGESSEFKPKSPEKQAAEDIAMDEDEGMEEDDEPLRSIHDTHTSPVKRSIKKAPSQSKGKDKAIAPPSVSATPSIRSSPVPKPSEGNPLSHIPLDYLRLLGQSAKNIVKPPEPAPDAQRQAFETWLKKKKGNSREESILDSPLPFFTRLLEDPQNGSVRPKVEWSPKVESSLTAKQEKKEKRNQLNNIALGVPWDLWRGEGWWPEMYIGPEGGGGGKRTEWLMREDVRLGLENIGRFKKSELVSLAQNDAKPYLPKPPGKNGEPFITCLFGPYEKETPTKLSIFDSKSLSETNRIVPRPGFTFYAGGPIWGLDWCPIPRSKLAEFENTQYLAISTLSHLSDQPKMFDKCPPETKGSIQIWSLLPPPKQSAQEDQDEEEDVAMEGERNGGMVCELVLCVEGGNAMQIRWMPLGVWDEFDVGKMRDEEMEIPKLGIIAAVQLDGSVSFYPVPHPKFLVSQKSIPGQPVYLHLQKPLVRLTIPDANCTTFDWLSGSRLAVGLDTGHVVVWDIYDSLLHPSPEPPLPVIYTSVAMSCIRSLSVLRLPPTPHHLGSDAVYVVTGAYDGSTKIVDVRDPLVPIPLDRQRLPIMSTAWSTYFPGPIVGDNQYTAQVVRVADRKGRSRGFVISGHRGVIWDIGTSDYHTMVVTAGADGAVIVVNHADGVLRSTGARTITLDRLYEMDYNTLTDTYRLSDDFLPESQPLDIVQYGKPRDTAGGGESRESRESQNRGYSKIGAWSPEVGIHRCVWNNGGGLGQAGWVGSGGASGVGRVEWVEGVWREK; encoded by the exons ATGGTATCCCTTCGCCAAAGAAAGTCTAAACTTGAGTACTCTGACATTGCTCCTGGGCTTCACGATCTgtctgatgaagaaaatgcGGGCCAAGGAAGCGGCTCGAGACCTCCAAAAGACGACGACGATATCAGTATATCCTCGGGAGAAAGCAGTGAATTTAAGCCGAAGAGTCCCGAGAAGCAAGCAGCAGAAGACATCGCtatggatgaggatgagggaatggaagaagacgatgagCCGCTACGGTCAATACACGATACGCATACATCTCCGGTAAAGCGGTCTATCAAGAAAGCCCCTAGTCAATCTAAAGGCAAAGACAAGGCCATCGCTCCTCCTTCAGTCTCTGCGACACCTAGTATACGATCTAGTCCTGTACCCAAACCATCTGAAGGGAACCCTCTCTCACATATTCCTCTCGACTATCTTCGATTACTTGGACAATCTGCAAAGAATATCGTTAAACCTCCAGAACCTGCCCCGGACGCTCAACGTCAGGCGTTTGAGACTTGgctcaagaagaaaaagggtAATTCCAGAGAGGAATCTATCCTAGACTCTCCTTTACCGTTTTTCACCCGCTTGCTCGAAGATCCCCAGAATGGATCTGTTCGTCCCAAGGTCGAATGGTCTCCAAAAGTCGAATCGTCGTTGACCGCCAAgcaggaaaagaaagagaagcgGAATCAGTTGAACAATATCGCTCTGGGGGTGCCGTGGGATTTatggagaggagaaggctggTGGCCGGAGATGTACATTGGGCCagaaggaggtggtggcgggAAACGGACCGAGTGGCTGATGAGAGAGGATGTGAGATTAGGCCTGGAGAATATCGGCCGGTTCAAGAAAAGTGAATTGGTTTCCCTTGCGCAAAA TGACGCAAAGCCATATCTTCCCAAACCTCCTGGTAAAAACGGTGAACCTTTTATCACTTGCCTATTTGGTCCATATGAAAAAGAGACGCCCACCAAATTGTCCATCTTTGATTCTAAATCACTCT CCGAGACCAATCGCATAGTACCCAGGCCTGGATTTACTTTTTATGCAGGTGGCCCTATCTGGGGCCTTGACTGGTGTCCCATCCCTCGGTCCAAACTAGCAG AATTTGAAAATACGCAGTACCTCGCCATCTCTACCCTTTCCCATCTATCAGATCAACCCAAAATGTTTGATAAATGTCCACCAGAGACCAAAGGTTCAATCCAAATTTGGTCACTCTTGCCTCCTCCCAAACAGTCAGCTCAAGAGGAtcaggatgaagaggaggatgtggCTATGGAGGGTGAGAGAAACGGTGGTATGGTTTGCGAGCTGGTATTGTGCGTAGAAGGGGGGAACGCGATGCAAATACGGTGGATGCCTCTTGGTGTATGGGACGAG TTTGATGTTGGCAAgatgagagatgaagaaatggagaTCCCTAAACTGGGTATCATCGCTGCAGTTCAGCTGGACGGTAGCGTCTCGTTCTATCCCGTTCCTCATCCCAAATTCCTCGTGTCTCAAAAATCGATCCCAGGACAACCTGTCTACC tccatctccaaaaacCCCTTGTTCGCCTTACCATCCCTGATGCCAACTGTACCACATTCGACTGGTTGAGCGGATCACGTCTAGCTGTCGGATTAGATACCG GCCATGTTGTTGTATGGGACATTTACGactctctcctccatccctctcccGAACCCC CTCTTCCAGTCATCTACACATCCGTCGCCATGTCCTGCATTCGCTCTCTTTCCGTCCTCCGCCTGCCCCCTACCCCACACCACCTCGGATCGGACGCGGTGTACGTCGTGACGGGTGCATATGATGGATCTACCAAGATTGTGGACGTTCGGGACCCTTTGGTGCCTATCCCGCTTGATCGTCAACGAT TACCGATCATGTCCACCGCATGGTCTACCTATTTCCCAGGCCCCATCGTGGGCGATAACCAATACACTGCCCAAGTCGTACGGGTTGCGGATCGGAAAGGCCGTTCACGCGGGTTTGTCATTTCCGGACATCGGGGTGTCATCTGG GATATTGGGACATCGGATTATCATACGATGGTCGTGACCGCCGGCGCTGATGGGGCTGTCATCGTGGTCAACCATGCGGATGGGGTATTGAGAAGTACAGGCGCACGC ACAATCACGCTCGACCGCTTGTACGAAATGGACTACAACACGCTTACCGACACATACCGCCTCTCGGACGATTTCCTCCCTGAATCTCAACCGCTTGATATCGTGCAGTATGGTAAACCGCGCGATACGGCGGGTGGCGGAGAAAGCCGAGAAAGCCGAGAAAGCCAGAATCGGGGGTATTCAAAGATTGGGGCGTGGTCCCCAGAGGTAGGTATTCATCGCTGTGTATGGAATAATGGTGGGGGGTTGGGACAGGCGGGATGGGTGGGGAGCGGGGGTGCGAGTGGGGTTGGGAGGGTGGAGTGGGTGGAGGGTGTTTGGAGGGAAAAGTGA